Part of the bacterium genome, AGCCCGCTCTGCACACCGAAGACCTCGGCGAGCTGGTAGTGGCCGACCATCTGCCACACCGGCAGCTTCTCGGGGCACGAGCCGGCGCAGTAGCGGCAGCCTGAGCACAGCGGCTGGCCGCCGCTGAACTCCACGAAGGCCTCGACGAACCGCGCGCGCTGCTCGGCGGTCATCGTGTTGGCCGCGTCGGCGAAGCTCGCGTTCTGGTCCATCTGCGCGATCTCGTTCATCCCGGAGATGACCGTGGTGACCGACGGGCTGCCCCACAGGAAGCGCAGGGCGATCTCCTGCACCGGCATTCCCGCCATCTCGGGCAGGGCGCGCGCGAAGACGGCCGACTGGCCCACCAGGAGCCCGCCGCGCAGTGGGCCCATGATGACACAGCCCGCGCCGTGCTCATGCGCGTAGTCCAGCATCCGCTCGGGCGCGCGGTCGTTGAAGTTGTAGTACGCGGTCACGATCCTGAAGTCCGGCACCTGCTGCAGCCAGCCGATGACCTCGTCCGGCAGCGGGTTGTGGGTCGTGAAGCCCAGGTGCTTGACGAGGCCCTGGTCGCGGGCTTCGCGCATGGCCTGCAGCGGCGTATCCGGGCCGGGGCGGCAGGCGGCGTCGAAGTGGTCGGGCGCGCTCATGTCCCAGAACTGGAAGAAGTCGAGCTGCTCGACACCCAGGCGCCCCAGCGCCCCCTCGATGGCCTGCCACATGCCGTCGCGGGTGTTGATGCTCAGGGCGCGGTCGCGCTTCTCCTCACCATGACGGGGCTGGGCCTTGCCCGACAGCACCATCT contains:
- a CDS encoding aldo/keto reductase is translated as MQYREVGDTGIKVSVLGHGTMRYKGRENAIEMVRHGLSLGINYFDCGTAYGYKGPDDCAEAYVGEAIRGVPREQMVLSGKAQPRHGEEKRDRALSINTRDGMWQAIEGALGRLGVEQLDFFQFWDMSAPDHFDAACRPGPDTPLQAMREARDQGLVKHLGFTTHNPLPDEVIGWLQQVPDFRIVTAYYNFNDRAPERMLDYAHEHGAGCVIMGPLRGGLLVGQSAVFARALPEMAGMPVQEIALRFLWGSPSVTTVISGMNEIAQMDQNASFADAANTMTAEQRARFVEAFVEFSGGQPLCSGCRYCAGSCPEKLPVWQMVGHYQLAEVFGVQSGLDEVRKMGTDGAPDPAKCLGCGTCVEKCPQNLPIPDYMGQMAELAEKLRGA